The following are encoded in a window of Ferribacterium limneticum genomic DNA:
- a CDS encoding DUF6701 domain-containing protein: MKAKIRIAHKFFARWLLPAVLVFLPGIAMATVSINSATVNGGATVTVSPGGNITVSANATTSGSGTNDDWGSIRWAIATSAPSAASMTCDASPNFNGDGTYTQAFSATAPASAGTYNLYLIAYNDNACSSGASATYSRAGAVVVDPTPRVLSINRLSFDPSAAGASVQWEVTFSGSVSGVDTTDFSLVQTAGATGASFVSVSGSGTTWTVTANTGTGSGTLRLNLVDDDSIVSGGVKLGGAGLGNGNFTGQAYTLLPTVCTPGLLFCDDFERANPGSIGNGWTVTPTSSSSGCNGTAGNIGCGGIDSDIPPFNTYSNPRPNPTRAMFTRWAQVTVQSPTVNLAGKAGAQLSFWMRRGDDSFSECPEATGENYLVKYLASDNTWKILAQYPSAPSGSLCDGGPVYLPVIELPPDALHANFAMQFYQPSGSGDSGSGGASGVVGYDYWHMDNVIIRETPGSTFTGAFCDNFEGGLGRWSISAEGAPGTAAIGDSRIGTLAYSSATHELDLRWGYVSAATFKTNMTGVSGDITYWVRSGTTTARDPDSGENLVVEYLNSSGVWTNLDTYLGTAAAGTVYNGSHPIPADAKHTGFRLRFRQLNGSGYDNDYWHVDDVCVGNLLPTADLAITKTRGGALVPGTNATYTLAVTNNGPDAMAGSLEIVDTLPTGLSYLAHSGTGWSCGVSGQVITCGWSGTVNNGSAAPPLLITVRVDAAASGSLVNTATVNGTANDPVSGNNTATDTAAIYTPSYVFTDRACTSGVAIGSGANPCNLVNWSPQVAGVALSGIYITALNTSGVPTQLSGTTATSVGFQFALSCINPTANAGIQASFSATATALPLCAANGAIPGTWTASTNLSFPATSPSVGPYSFSYADVGQVELYMRNSAATSQIGSSDPFVVKPYSLVLTDIKQTASPFTANPAAATAAGNRFVRAGENFSATVTAVNASCAASLGGYTLLASIPASCKTPNFGRESAPEAISISSTLVAGLNLTNNPAITNSTAFGAFASASATGTTFTWDDVGIITLTPAISDADYLGGGAVNATVSGNVGRFYADHFDVVVTMQCAGFVYGGQPTPVVPGQPFTVTATAMNAKGATTPNFNSTSGFAKSVNLSLAAGGGSGGLYVDAVAGGNGAIPAGKFLAGVGTVAFNDLAGRISYVFSVFPTVSTAIAVHAEDADSASGTALMAGANGAAVVRAGRLSLTNAYGSELLPLNVPVRVQQWTASGWTTNVADTCTALTVPTNGNTGLTNTLSTKTAATLSSPVAAGDSRFRLSAPGAGNAGLVDIAGNIVRGANTWLTLSAPTARACFGSCGPRSPVIYFRERY; this comes from the coding sequence ATGAAGGCAAAAATACGGATAGCCCATAAGTTTTTCGCCCGCTGGCTTTTGCCGGCAGTCCTGGTCTTCCTGCCCGGTATCGCGATGGCAACGGTAAGCATCAATTCGGCGACAGTGAACGGTGGGGCGACGGTCACCGTCAGCCCCGGCGGCAACATTACGGTTAGTGCGAACGCGACGACCAGCGGTAGCGGTACCAATGACGACTGGGGTTCGATACGCTGGGCCATCGCCACGTCGGCGCCATCCGCCGCATCCATGACTTGCGATGCATCGCCCAATTTCAATGGCGACGGTACCTATACCCAGGCCTTCAGTGCTACCGCCCCGGCCAGCGCCGGCACCTACAACCTGTATCTGATTGCCTACAACGACAACGCCTGTTCCAGCGGCGCCAGTGCCACCTATTCGCGGGCCGGCGCGGTGGTGGTAGACCCGACGCCTCGGGTGCTGTCGATCAATCGCCTCAGCTTCGACCCTTCTGCGGCCGGGGCTTCGGTTCAGTGGGAGGTGACGTTTTCCGGCTCGGTGAGCGGTGTCGATACGACTGACTTTTCGCTCGTCCAGACTGCTGGCGCGACGGGAGCCAGCTTTGTTTCGGTGAGCGGTTCGGGGACGACCTGGACGGTCACGGCCAATACCGGGACCGGGTCTGGTACCTTGCGGCTCAATCTTGTCGACGATGACAGCATCGTCTCCGGCGGCGTCAAGCTTGGGGGCGCGGGGTTGGGCAATGGCAATTTCACGGGGCAGGCGTATACCTTGCTGCCGACCGTCTGTACGCCGGGGCTGCTGTTCTGCGATGACTTCGAGCGCGCCAACCCCGGTTCGATTGGCAATGGCTGGACTGTGACGCCGACCTCGTCTTCCAGTGGCTGCAACGGCACGGCGGGCAACATCGGTTGCGGCGGCATCGACAGCGATATTCCGCCGTTCAATACCTATTCGAATCCACGGCCCAACCCGACGCGCGCCATGTTCACGCGTTGGGCGCAAGTGACGGTGCAAAGTCCGACCGTCAACCTGGCGGGTAAAGCCGGGGCGCAGCTCAGCTTCTGGATGCGGCGCGGCGATGACTCGTTCAGCGAGTGCCCTGAGGCCACCGGTGAAAACTACCTGGTTAAATATCTGGCCAGCGACAACACCTGGAAAATCCTCGCCCAGTATCCGTCAGCGCCATCCGGTTCATTGTGCGACGGGGGGCCAGTCTATCTGCCGGTCATCGAATTGCCGCCCGATGCACTGCATGCCAATTTCGCCATGCAGTTTTATCAGCCGTCCGGCAGTGGCGACAGCGGCAGCGGCGGGGCGTCCGGTGTGGTCGGCTACGACTACTGGCACATGGACAACGTGATCATTCGCGAAACGCCGGGCAGCACATTTACCGGTGCCTTCTGCGACAACTTCGAAGGCGGCCTGGGGCGCTGGAGTATTTCGGCCGAGGGCGCGCCGGGGACTGCTGCGATCGGTGATTCAAGAATCGGTACCCTGGCCTACAGTTCGGCGACACATGAGCTGGATTTGCGCTGGGGTTATGTCTCGGCCGCAACGTTCAAGACCAATATGACCGGCGTTTCCGGCGACATTACCTACTGGGTGCGCAGCGGCACGACAACTGCCCGTGATCCGGACAGCGGTGAGAATCTGGTGGTCGAGTACCTCAACAGCAGCGGGGTGTGGACCAATCTGGACACTTATCTCGGCACGGCGGCGGCCGGAACGGTCTACAACGGTTCGCATCCCATTCCGGCCGATGCCAAACACACCGGGTTTCGCCTGCGTTTCCGCCAGCTGAACGGTAGTGGCTATGACAATGACTACTGGCACGTGGACGATGTCTGCGTCGGCAACCTGCTGCCGACCGCCGATCTGGCCATCACCAAAACGCGGGGCGGTGCGCTGGTGCCGGGAACGAACGCAACCTACACGCTGGCGGTGACGAACAACGGGCCGGACGCGATGGCCGGTTCTCTGGAAATTGTCGATACCCTGCCCACGGGTCTGAGCTATCTGGCGCACAGCGGTACCGGCTGGAGTTGTGGTGTCAGCGGTCAGGTCATCACCTGCGGCTGGTCGGGGACCGTGAACAATGGCAGCGCCGCGCCGCCGCTGCTGATCACCGTGCGGGTCGACGCGGCAGCCTCCGGTTCGCTGGTCAACACGGCGACGGTGAACGGGACGGCGAACGACCCGGTGTCCGGCAACAATACGGCGACCGATACGGCCGCCATCTACACGCCGAGCTATGTGTTCACCGACCGGGCCTGTACCTCCGGCGTGGCCATCGGCAGCGGGGCGAATCCGTGCAATCTCGTCAACTGGTCGCCGCAGGTGGCCGGCGTGGCCTTGAGCGGCATCTATATCACTGCCCTCAATACATCGGGAGTTCCTACCCAGCTGAGCGGGACGACAGCGACCTCGGTGGGCTTCCAGTTCGCGCTGTCGTGTATCAATCCAACCGCCAATGCCGGCATTCAGGCCAGCTTCTCGGCGACCGCGACAGCATTGCCGCTTTGTGCTGCCAACGGCGCGATTCCTGGCACCTGGACGGCATCGACCAACCTCAGTTTTCCGGCGACATCGCCCAGTGTCGGCCCCTACAGTTTCAGCTACGCCGACGTTGGGCAGGTTGAGCTGTACATGCGCAACAGCGCGGCGACGAGTCAGATCGGCTCGAGCGATCCGTTCGTGGTCAAGCCCTACAGCTTGGTGCTGACCGACATCAAGCAGACTGCCTCGCCCTTTACGGCAAACCCGGCGGCGGCTACGGCAGCCGGGAATCGCTTCGTGCGGGCCGGCGAAAACTTCTCGGCGACGGTCACTGCGGTCAACGCCTCCTGCGCCGCCAGCCTGGGCGGCTATACCCTGCTGGCCAGCATTCCGGCTTCCTGCAAGACGCCCAACTTTGGTCGGGAAAGCGCACCGGAAGCCATTTCGATCAGCAGTACCCTGGTGGCCGGGCTTAATCTGACCAACAATCCGGCGATCACCAATTCGACCGCCTTTGGTGCCTTTGCCTCAGCTTCTGCTACCGGCACCACCTTCACCTGGGACGACGTCGGAATCATCACGCTGACTCCGGCTATCAGCGATGCCGACTATCTTGGTGGTGGTGCCGTGAATGCGACGGTCAGCGGCAATGTCGGGCGTTTTTATGCCGATCATTTCGATGTAGTGGTGACCATGCAGTGCGCCGGTTTTGTCTATGGCGGTCAGCCGACGCCGGTAGTGCCGGGCCAACCGTTTACGGTGACGGCAACGGCCATGAATGCCAAGGGTGCGACGACGCCGAATTTCAATTCGACCAGTGGCTTCGCAAAAAGCGTCAACTTGTCGCTGGCTGCCGGTGGCGGCTCGGGAGGCTTGTACGTTGATGCCGTCGCCGGAGGAAATGGCGCCATCCCGGCTGGCAAGTTTTTGGCCGGGGTCGGGACGGTGGCGTTCAACGATTTGGCCGGCCGGATTTCCTATGTTTTCAGCGTATTTCCGACGGTAAGCACGGCGATTGCCGTTCATGCCGAAGATGCCGATTCAGCATCCGGCACGGCGCTGATGGCCGGGGCCAACGGCGCGGCCGTGGTCCGCGCCGGGCGCCTGTCCTTGACCAACGCCTATGGCAGTGAATTGCTGCCCCTCAACGTACCGGTGAGAGTTCAGCAATGGACGGCGAGTGGGTGGACGACCAATGTGGCTGATACCTGTACGGCACTGACCGTTCCGACCAACGGAAACACCGGCCTGACCAATACCCTGAGCACGAAGACGGCGGCAACGCTTTCGTCGCCTGTGGCGGCCGGCGATTCGCGTTTTCGCCTGTCGGCGCCGGGGGCGGGAAATGCCGGTCTGGTTGATATCGCGGGGAATATCGTGCGCGGCGCCAATACCTGGCTGACCCTCTCGGCACCCACTGCCCGCGCCTGTTTTGGTTCCTGCGGTCCACGTTCTCCCGTAATCTATTTTCGGGAGCGGTATTGA
- the mshL gene encoding pilus (MSHA type) biogenesis protein MshL: MSKILIIGLSALMLSACSNQHARRGDAFDRADKELGAAAASKTNQPQGDVVGQAMVPPLQLDQPMPAKPEPRFNLAVNNAPVAQVLNALVSGTPYSMLFPPDLSGTVSLNLKSTTVREALETLREVYGYDYRIQGTRIYVQPNTIQTRIFKINYLANRRQGMSDMRVTGSSPTASTPTTSSGSSSGAGGVPGGTTAPQQQRSNDSARVQTSSDYDFWKDLGAALNSIVGNQDGRNVIVNAGSGVVLVKASPVELRSVDEYLRATQLVVERQVMLEAKIIEVSLNDSYQTGINWSKFGGLLGGGVALGTLAPGATLSGAATLGGSATGVASGTIINANPGSNGSLTSSTAGRGFFGLAFQSQNFAALLSFLEGQGDVQVLSSPRIATTNNQKAVLKVGTDDFFVTGISTNTTTSASGNVVTPNITLQPFFSGIALDVTPQIDDEGNIILHVHPSVSVVEEKTKNVNLGDLGTFTLPLASSTINETDSIVRVQDGSIVAIGGLMSQEQNTSRYGLPGIGGLPGVGSLFSQKSVSNRKRELVILMRSTVIKGENSWRDASRETQERVQGLDPRQQRHLEWQ, translated from the coding sequence ATGAGCAAGATTTTGATTATCGGATTGTCGGCACTGATGCTGAGCGCGTGCAGCAATCAGCATGCGCGCCGGGGTGATGCTTTTGATCGAGCCGACAAGGAACTGGGTGCGGCTGCCGCCAGCAAGACGAACCAGCCACAGGGTGACGTCGTCGGTCAGGCCATGGTGCCGCCGCTGCAACTCGATCAGCCAATGCCTGCCAAGCCGGAGCCGCGTTTTAACCTGGCGGTGAACAATGCGCCGGTTGCCCAGGTGCTTAATGCGCTGGTTTCCGGTACGCCGTACAGCATGCTTTTCCCGCCCGACTTGTCGGGCACGGTCAGCCTTAACCTGAAGAGCACGACGGTGCGCGAGGCGCTTGAGACGCTGCGTGAAGTCTATGGCTACGATTACCGGATTCAGGGCACCCGCATTTACGTCCAGCCGAACACCATCCAGACGCGCATTTTCAAGATCAACTATCTGGCCAATCGCCGTCAGGGCATGAGCGATATGCGGGTGACCGGCAGTTCGCCGACGGCTTCGACGCCGACCACTAGCAGCGGTTCCTCCAGTGGCGCGGGTGGTGTGCCGGGTGGGACGACGGCGCCTCAGCAGCAACGCAGTAACGACAGCGCTCGTGTGCAGACGAGTTCCGATTACGATTTCTGGAAGGACCTCGGGGCGGCACTCAATTCCATTGTCGGCAACCAGGACGGTCGCAACGTTATCGTCAATGCGGGCTCGGGCGTCGTGCTGGTCAAGGCTTCACCGGTCGAATTGCGTTCGGTGGATGAGTATCTGCGGGCGACGCAACTGGTGGTCGAACGCCAGGTTATGCTCGAGGCGAAAATTATCGAGGTGTCGCTCAATGACTCCTATCAGACCGGTATCAACTGGAGCAAATTCGGTGGCCTGCTCGGTGGCGGTGTTGCCCTGGGCACGCTGGCGCCAGGTGCGACCCTGAGTGGCGCTGCAACGCTGGGTGGATCGGCGACGGGCGTTGCCTCGGGGACGATCATCAATGCCAATCCGGGGTCGAATGGCAGTCTGACTTCATCGACCGCCGGCCGCGGTTTCTTTGGCCTGGCTTTTCAGTCGCAGAATTTTGCCGCACTCCTTTCCTTCCTCGAAGGGCAGGGTGATGTGCAGGTGCTGTCCAGCCCGCGCATCGCAACGACCAATAACCAGAAGGCCGTGCTCAAGGTCGGTACCGACGATTTCTTTGTCACCGGGATCAGCACCAACACGACGACCAGCGCCAGCGGCAATGTCGTGACGCCGAACATCACGCTGCAGCCCTTCTTCTCCGGCATCGCGCTCGATGTGACGCCGCAGATCGACGACGAAGGCAACATCATCCTGCACGTCCATCCCTCGGTCAGTGTCGTTGAGGAAAAGACCAAGAACGTCAATCTCGGTGACCTCGGCACCTTCACGCTGCCGCTCGCCTCGAGCACTATCAACGAAACCGACAGCATCGTGCGCGTTCAGGATGGCAGCATCGTCGCCATCGGCGGCCTGATGAGCCAGGAACAGAACACCAGTCGCTACGGCCTGCCGGGCATCGGCGGCCTGCCGGGCGTCGGCTCGCTGTTCAGCCAGAAGAGCGTTTCCAACCGGAAGCGCGAACTGGTCATTCTGATGCGGTCGACAGTCATCAAGGGTGAAAACTCCTGGCGCGATGCCTCGCGCGAAACGCAGGAGCGCGTCCAGGGGCTGGACCCGCGCCAGCAGCGCCATCTCGAATGGCAATAA
- a CDS encoding PilN domain-containing protein — MSQQINLLLPALRPRFDWLALPVVAGVALAGLVLISILAVLGLAQAANLKASEAEIRNQLAAVQQQVQTLGQSLAARQGDTSLDRQIATARLALTQRQEVLAVIAQGDITQGSAYSGLLQGFSRQTVDGVWLVGFGFADKEIEIRGRLLDPALLPTYINRLNDEPAFAGRRFATLDMKGFDPADDKRSDSPPSVKTKVPARYTEFALRTELIAGQEKAR, encoded by the coding sequence ATGAGCCAGCAGATCAACCTGTTGCTGCCGGCCCTGCGGCCGCGCTTCGACTGGCTGGCCTTGCCGGTGGTGGCTGGCGTGGCACTGGCCGGTCTCGTCCTGATCAGCATCCTGGCTGTGCTGGGGCTTGCCCAGGCGGCCAATCTCAAGGCCAGCGAGGCCGAAATCAGGAACCAGCTGGCGGCCGTCCAGCAGCAGGTGCAAACGCTTGGGCAATCCCTGGCCGCTCGTCAGGGCGATACTTCGCTCGATCGCCAGATCGCGACGGCGCGGCTGGCCCTCACTCAGCGCCAGGAAGTGCTGGCCGTCATTGCCCAGGGCGACATTACCCAGGGCAGCGCTTATTCCGGCCTGCTCCAGGGATTTTCCCGGCAGACCGTCGACGGTGTCTGGCTGGTTGGTTTCGGTTTTGCCGACAAGGAGATCGAGATTCGCGGCCGACTGCTTGATCCGGCTTTGCTGCCGACCTACATCAACCGGCTTAATGACGAGCCGGCCTTTGCCGGCCGTCGCTTTGCTACGCTCGACATGAAGGGCTTCGACCCGGCTGACGATAAACGCAGTGACTCGCCGCCCTCGGTCAAGACCAAGGTGCCGGCGCGATATACCGAATTCGCCCTGCGTACTGAACTGATTGCCGGGCAGGAGAAGGCGCGATGA